In Desulfomonile tiedjei DSM 6799, a genomic segment contains:
- a CDS encoding methyltransferase domain-containing protein — protein MSEKPGCDHRRHHGRQEPRHRHPSSFWTHDPDRVFRELALKEGDWFLDVGCGTGEYSVHASKIVGESGTVYALDKDADLIVDLSKEANAQGLRNIKAIATDITAPLPIQDDCIDVCLIATVLHIPNVARSKNMLFSEVRRVLRPHGRVAIVECKKEHWYWGPPEHIRLASEDIDISIAPFGYEKIGLTDLGLNYMIKFVVA, from the coding sequence ATGAGCGAGAAACCTGGATGCGATCATCGACGACATCATGGACGGCAGGAACCTAGACATCGCCATCCGAGCAGCTTCTGGACGCATGATCCGGATCGTGTTTTTCGTGAACTCGCTCTCAAAGAAGGTGATTGGTTTCTTGATGTAGGATGCGGTACAGGAGAGTATTCCGTCCATGCCTCGAAGATCGTCGGGGAGTCGGGAACCGTATACGCGCTGGACAAAGACGCGGATCTGATTGTCGACCTGAGCAAGGAGGCTAATGCCCAGGGACTGCGAAATATCAAGGCTATCGCGACTGACATCACCGCGCCTCTTCCCATACAGGACGACTGCATCGACGTCTGCCTCATAGCGACTGTCCTCCATATTCCTAATGTCGCCAGAAGCAAGAATATGTTGTTCTCGGAGGTTCGCCGTGTTCTAAGACCGCATGGTCGTGTGGCAATTGTCGAGTGCAAGAAGGAACACTGGTATTGGGGACCACCAGAGCACATCCGGCTGGCGTCGGAGGATATCGACATCTCAATAGCGCCTTTCGGCTACGAGAAGATAGGGCTGACCGATCTTGGACTCAACTATATGATCAAATTTGTTGTTGCATAG
- a CDS encoding class I SAM-dependent methyltransferase — protein MQMLKPKHSFESIEAFFMGSVISKAILESVRMRLFDALEMPRTIQEISASMKTSESATEALLNVLEITGLIVKREALYQNTALASEFLVTNSPFYQGQVLELHQGTCDFVVREMPSLLSKPGRVRNHFTEKFASPASLQGMLQYAMRGSLQNATEFIVALPGFMDMRSMCDIGGNHGRYTMALLDRNPHMTAVIVDLPNVTPAIEDLCREAGYGERLSVLAADMRTDDLPEKAFDLVLTSEVLHVFMDDLGSVLEKIATCLKPGGWFVSNHMNPESEAARNYRSIVNLISYLVLGTSHFISRVDLESALSIAGFADFVVGSTSQEEINLILAARKKQKS, from the coding sequence ATGCAAATGTTGAAACCGAAACATAGCTTTGAATCGATAGAAGCGTTCTTTATGGGATCGGTCATATCCAAAGCGATCTTGGAATCAGTTCGGATGAGGCTATTCGATGCATTGGAGATGCCGCGGACCATTCAGGAAATATCAGCTTCCATGAAGACATCAGAGTCAGCCACGGAAGCGCTCCTGAATGTACTCGAAATCACAGGTCTGATTGTCAAGAGAGAAGCTCTGTATCAAAATACGGCACTGGCGTCCGAGTTTCTCGTGACGAACTCACCTTTTTATCAGGGACAGGTACTCGAACTTCACCAGGGAACTTGCGACTTTGTTGTGCGTGAAATGCCTTCTCTCCTGAGCAAGCCCGGCAGAGTCCGAAATCACTTCACCGAGAAATTTGCATCCCCCGCCTCTCTTCAAGGTATGCTCCAATATGCCATGCGAGGGTCGCTTCAGAACGCAACTGAGTTCATCGTTGCTCTACCCGGCTTTATGGACATGCGTTCAATGTGTGATATCGGCGGCAACCATGGTCGTTACACGATGGCGCTGCTGGATCGTAACCCGCATATGACCGCTGTAATTGTGGACCTCCCCAATGTCACACCTGCTATCGAGGACCTGTGCCGCGAAGCGGGTTACGGGGAAAGACTGTCGGTATTGGCCGCTGACATGCGCACAGATGATTTGCCGGAAAAGGCTTTTGACCTGGTGTTAACTTCTGAGGTTCTTCATGTGTTTATGGATGATCTTGGAAGCGTGCTTGAGAAAATCGCTACGTGTCTCAAGCCAGGAGGCTGGTTCGTCTCCAACCACATGAATCCTGAGAGCGAGGCAGCCAGGAATTACAGATCCATCGTCAACTTAATCTCGTACCTCGTGTTAGGGACCAGCCATTTTATCTCGCGAGTCGATCTCGAATCAGCCTTGAGCATCGCAGGATTCGCGGATTTCGTGGTAGGAAGCACAAGCCAAGAAGAAATCAACCTGATTTTGGCGGCTAGGAAGAAACAAAAGTCATGA
- a CDS encoding efflux RND transporter permease subunit: MNLAGYAIRHNVVTLVSIILVTVGGILAYGKLGRLEDPEYTIKEAVIYTEYPGATAEEVELEVTEPLETAIQQLKQLKEVRSISRPGLSIIFAEMQEIYDKETLPQVWDELRRRVDTAASHLPPGCKASVVNDDFGDVYGVLFAITGDGYSQHDLKEVSEDLRRELLLCPNVGRIDFWGIHSEAIYVEVDRVKLAQLGLPPTAIFDAINQQNAVTEAGRVKVGPEDVRLRVTGDYSRIEDLGEQLVQGGSQRRMIRLKDVARIERGYLDPPNEILRWNGSTAVGLGVSTGSGGNVIAMGEAIKERLAQLEARIPVGIEIHPIAHQGEKVREAVREFVLGLFEGVLIVILLLVVFMGLREGCIMGAVLLIIVFVTFLCMYTLGITLQRISLGALIIAMGMLVDDAIVVVEGTVIKSHQGMSRSQAAEKTVAETQWPLLGATAIAILAFAAITLSKDMTGEWLKSLFQVICLSLGLSWVFAITVTPYLCVTFLPLAKRSEKDPHDNPFYRSYRKLVGWCIDHRWITLAVVMAQLLIAIWGFGFVKQDFMPDMNRPQFTLDVWLPEGTHIYETSNQVAAIETFVRTLDGVRDVTSFVGRGPLRFLLTYEPEMQNSAYGQLLVTVDHYERISTLREQLTTYLKNHHPNAVTSVDAFKLGPGGGAVVARLSGHDVNTLRDLAEKVRAVMYAHGNTRSIRTDWGDRVKVESLRLADARSREIGVTRPDIARSLAMNFSGSAAGLYRKGDDLLPVMLRPLRDQRCGVDNVDNVQVWSTAQSRWVPIDQVTEGAVSCWEDPVIHRLNRIRTIRVSCKQVTGTTDTLFRQLRMPIESIELPPGYKLEWGGEHEEHEEANQKLMSNVPIAFIAMFLISIMLFNTFRHPLIIFLCLPLAVIGVTAGMLLTAKPFGFMAMLGFLSLSGMLIRNSIVLLDRTNLEIAEGKSRYGAVIDAAVSRVRPVSMAAFSTVLGMTPLLWDPFFAPMAATIMGGLTFATILTLVVVPVLYSTFFRIRR, from the coding sequence ATGAATCTTGCGGGATATGCCATTCGACACAATGTCGTCACGCTTGTGTCCATCATTCTGGTCACCGTGGGAGGAATTCTGGCGTACGGAAAACTCGGTCGTTTGGAAGACCCGGAGTACACGATCAAGGAAGCAGTGATTTATACCGAATATCCGGGGGCCACCGCCGAGGAAGTTGAACTGGAAGTCACCGAGCCTCTGGAGACAGCCATCCAACAACTAAAACAGTTGAAGGAGGTGCGGTCCATTTCCCGGCCTGGACTCTCGATCATCTTCGCTGAGATGCAGGAAATCTATGACAAAGAAACTCTTCCGCAAGTGTGGGACGAACTCCGCCGAAGGGTCGACACAGCTGCGAGTCACTTGCCTCCCGGCTGCAAGGCCTCGGTTGTTAACGACGATTTCGGAGACGTGTATGGTGTCCTCTTTGCCATCACAGGCGACGGTTACTCCCAGCATGACTTGAAAGAGGTCTCAGAGGACCTGCGCCGAGAGCTGTTATTATGCCCGAACGTTGGGCGTATCGACTTCTGGGGCATACACAGCGAAGCAATATATGTCGAAGTAGATCGGGTCAAGCTTGCCCAACTCGGACTGCCGCCCACGGCGATTTTTGATGCGATCAACCAACAGAACGCGGTCACAGAAGCGGGACGGGTCAAAGTAGGCCCCGAAGATGTTCGTCTCCGCGTTACTGGCGATTATTCGCGCATAGAAGACCTGGGGGAACAACTTGTTCAAGGCGGATCGCAAAGACGCATGATCCGCTTGAAGGATGTGGCTCGAATCGAGCGAGGGTATCTCGATCCACCCAACGAAATCTTGCGCTGGAACGGAAGCACCGCTGTCGGCCTCGGCGTTTCCACGGGTTCCGGGGGAAATGTCATTGCCATGGGCGAAGCGATAAAGGAACGACTCGCCCAATTGGAGGCACGGATTCCTGTAGGCATCGAAATCCATCCGATCGCGCACCAGGGTGAAAAGGTGAGGGAAGCGGTGCGAGAGTTCGTGCTTGGCCTCTTCGAGGGTGTGCTCATTGTGATTCTGCTCCTGGTGGTCTTTATGGGGCTGCGCGAAGGGTGCATCATGGGCGCGGTTCTTCTCATCATCGTTTTTGTCACGTTTTTGTGCATGTACACGTTGGGTATCACGTTGCAGCGCATCTCGCTGGGCGCGTTGATCATTGCAATGGGAATGCTGGTTGACGACGCCATTGTGGTAGTGGAGGGAACCGTTATCAAATCGCATCAAGGCATGAGTAGATCGCAAGCGGCTGAAAAAACGGTGGCAGAAACCCAATGGCCACTGCTCGGAGCGACGGCCATCGCGATCCTTGCATTCGCGGCCATCACGCTTTCAAAAGACATGACCGGTGAATGGTTGAAAAGCCTTTTCCAAGTTATATGCCTGTCGCTCGGTTTGAGCTGGGTCTTCGCAATCACGGTTACACCATACCTGTGCGTCACTTTTCTCCCATTAGCAAAACGTAGCGAAAAAGATCCCCATGATAATCCGTTCTATCGCTCGTACCGAAAATTGGTAGGGTGGTGCATCGATCATCGCTGGATCACGCTGGCTGTGGTGATGGCCCAGTTGCTGATTGCCATATGGGGTTTCGGATTCGTCAAGCAGGACTTCATGCCGGACATGAATCGCCCTCAGTTCACGTTGGATGTTTGGCTGCCGGAAGGTACCCATATTTATGAGACCTCCAACCAAGTGGCCGCCATTGAAACGTTCGTTCGCACCCTGGATGGCGTCAGGGACGTAACGAGCTTTGTCGGACGCGGCCCACTGCGATTTCTGTTGACATACGAACCGGAAATGCAGAATAGCGCCTACGGTCAACTGCTTGTAACTGTAGATCATTATGAGAGAATCTCGACACTGCGGGAGCAGCTCACAACCTACTTGAAAAATCATCATCCCAACGCTGTCACGAGCGTGGATGCATTCAAGCTAGGACCCGGTGGTGGAGCTGTGGTAGCGCGTCTCAGTGGGCATGATGTGAATACACTGCGTGATTTGGCCGAGAAGGTCAGAGCTGTCATGTACGCACATGGCAACACCCGTAGCATAAGAACTGATTGGGGAGATCGCGTTAAAGTCGAATCACTGCGTCTGGCAGACGCGCGCTCGCGCGAGATTGGTGTTACTCGTCCAGACATTGCCCGATCTCTGGCCATGAACTTTTCAGGTTCTGCAGCCGGATTGTACCGTAAAGGAGATGACCTGCTGCCGGTCATGCTTCGCCCCCTTCGCGATCAGCGATGCGGCGTTGACAACGTGGATAACGTCCAGGTTTGGAGTACTGCGCAGAGTAGATGGGTTCCTATTGACCAGGTAACGGAGGGAGCTGTGAGTTGCTGGGAAGATCCTGTGATCCATCGGCTGAATCGCATTCGAACAATCCGCGTGTCCTGCAAGCAAGTGACTGGAACAACCGATACATTATTTCGACAGTTGCGCATGCCAATCGAAAGCATCGAATTGCCCCCAGGATATAAGCTTGAATGGGGTGGTGAACACGAGGAGCATGAGGAAGCGAACCAGAAGCTCATGTCAAACGTCCCCATCGCATTCATTGCCATGTTCCTCATCTCGATCATGTTGTTCAATACATTTCGCCACCCCCTCATCATTTTCCTCTGCCTTCCGTTGGCCGTGATCGGTGTAACGGCTGGAATGCTCCTTACCGCAAAACCTTTTGGCTTCATGGCTATGTTGGGCTTTCTCAGCCTGTCGGGCATGCTCATAAGAAACTCAATCGTTCTGCTCGATCGGACAAACCTTGAAATAGCAGAGGGCAAGAGTCGCTACGGAGCTGTCATCGACGCTGCCGTGAGCCGCGTGCGACCTGTAAGCATGGCCGCGTTCTCCACGGTACTTGGGATGACTCCGCTGTTGTGGGATCCTTTCTTCGCTCCCATGGCAGCGACCATTATGGGAGGCTTAACTTTCGCAACAATACTGACTCTCGTTGTTGTACCCGTGCTATATAGCACATTTTTCAGAATTCGCCGGTAG